GGTAGGCATCGATGCACACTGTGAAGCCACCCGGACTCTTGATAACAAAGCCTGCTTGAAGAAGCCACCAGATGTGAACGGCGCCTTCTGGAACTTTTGTGTCCCTAATCAAGGGCCATATAGAACTGTTTGTAGTCATCCTTTTATCGCTCCCGCCGTTAGTCCCGAAATAATGAACTTCTGAATAAACATATAAAGAATTACAGGTGGCAATCCGTAAATCAGCGCCCCTGATAGCAGCTCTTGGATCGGCGTATCTAGTTGCGACATAGTGGACGCAAGTCCGACCGAGGCGGGGTAAAGGTCTTGTTTCGAAATCATTGTGACCGCCATGAGATAATCACCCCAACTCGCAAAGAAAGCAACAACGCCAACGGCTAAAATGGCCGGACTACACAAAGGCATAATTATCTTTCGCAATAAAGCAAAGTAGTCGCAGCCATCGATTTGCGCCGCTTCACTAACTTCCTTGGGAATGGATTCAAAAGCAGGTCTCAATATCCATACACCCACTGGTATTACGAAGGCTGCGTGGATTAGAGACGACGCCGGCAAATTATTTGCAATATGAATTTGACTATACATTTTATAGATCGGAATAACGATCAAAGCTTCTGGCAACATTTGAGTGAAAAGCAACATCATTCCGAAAACAAATTTTCCCCGCCATTTGAACCAAGAAAT
The bacterium DNA segment above includes these coding regions:
- a CDS encoding carbohydrate ABC transporter permease, whose product is MARWLLNSGFVAALTTVITTSFSILGAYAISWFKWRGKFVFGMMLLFTQMLPEALIVIPIYKMYSQIHIANNLPASSLIHAAFVIPVGVWILRPAFESIPKEVSEAAQIDGCDYFALLRKIIMPLCSPAILAVGVVAFFASWGDYLMAVTMISKQDLYPASVGLASTMSQLDTPIQELLSGALIYGLPPVILYMFIQKFIISGLTAGAIKG